A genomic stretch from Enterobacter oligotrophicus includes:
- the fes gene encoding enterochelin esterase, giving the protein MTALTTGSEAWWQSKRGPDVTGIQGNYRVTFWWRDPAGTQNTSTVKRVWIYITGVTDHHQNARPQSLERIPDTDVWHWQGEFSPAWRGSYCFIPSDNEHDFADTVFHGEQPDRMALREGWRKLLPHAVSDPLNPQSWRGGRGHAVSALEMPGAPVQPGWNHPDTPYKQPVCIEWKSERLHNRRRVWIFTTGEESPERPLAVLLDGQFWAESMPVWPALASLTSEGKLPSAVYVLIDVIDTAHRSRELPCNPDFWLAVQEELLPLVKTLAPFSDRADRTVVAGQSFGGLSSLYAGLNWPQRFGCVLSQSGSYWWPHRGAQQDGLLIEQLKAGEKTARRLRIVLEAGRNEPLIFRANQAIYAELHTQQPVIWRQVDGGHDALCWRGGLTQGLMALWQPLIQ; this is encoded by the coding sequence GTGACGGCGTTAACAACGGGAAGTGAGGCCTGGTGGCAGTCGAAACGCGGCCCGGACGTGACAGGTATTCAGGGTAACTATCGCGTGACGTTCTGGTGGCGTGACCCGGCGGGTACGCAAAACACGTCGACGGTGAAGCGCGTCTGGATCTATATCACCGGTGTGACCGATCACCATCAAAATGCCCGTCCGCAATCCCTTGAGCGTATTCCTGATACCGACGTCTGGCATTGGCAGGGCGAGTTCAGCCCCGCGTGGCGCGGAAGCTACTGTTTTATCCCTTCTGATAACGAACATGATTTTGCCGATACGGTGTTTCACGGCGAGCAACCGGACCGCATGGCGCTGCGTGAAGGCTGGCGGAAACTGCTGCCCCACGCGGTTTCCGACCCGCTGAACCCGCAGAGCTGGCGTGGCGGGCGCGGCCATGCCGTCTCGGCGCTGGAGATGCCCGGCGCACCGGTGCAGCCAGGCTGGAACCATCCCGATACACCATACAAACAGCCTGTCTGTATTGAATGGAAGAGCGAGCGTTTGCATAACCGTCGCCGCGTGTGGATTTTCACTACCGGCGAGGAAAGCCCTGAACGTCCGCTGGCCGTGTTGCTCGACGGTCAGTTCTGGGCGGAAAGCATGCCCGTCTGGCCTGCCCTGGCGTCACTGACCAGCGAAGGCAAACTGCCGTCCGCGGTTTACGTTCTGATTGACGTGATCGACACCGCACACCGCAGCCGCGAGCTGCCCTGCAATCCTGATTTCTGGCTGGCGGTGCAGGAAGAACTCCTTCCGCTAGTGAAAACCCTCGCGCCATTCAGCGACCGCGCTGACCGGACGGTCGTCGCAGGCCAGAGTTTTGGCGGGCTTTCTTCACTCTATGCTGGCCTTAACTGGCCGCAGCGTTTTGGCTGCGTGCTCAGTCAGTCCGGCTCCTACTGGTGGCCGCACCGCGGTGCACAGCAGGACGGACTACTTATCGAACAACTTAAAGCGGGTGAAAAAACCGCACGCAGGCTGCGCATCGTCCTTGAGGCGGGGCGCAATGAGCCACTTATTTTCCGCGCAAATCAGGCGATTTACGCCGAACTACACACACAGCAACCGGTTATCTGGCGTCAGGTTGACGGCGGACACGATGCGCTTTGCTGGCGCGGTGGGCTGACGCAGGGGCTGATGGCTCTCTGGCAGCCACTTATTCAATAA
- a CDS encoding MbtH family protein — MEFSNPFDNPQGQFAILQNDQGQYSLWPQQCELPAGWRVVCEPQSQEACQQWLAGHWQTLEPSYFAEENA; from the coding sequence ATGGAATTCAGCAATCCTTTCGATAATCCGCAGGGACAGTTCGCCATTTTGCAAAACGACCAGGGGCAGTACAGCCTGTGGCCGCAGCAGTGCGAACTGCCCGCGGGCTGGCGCGTGGTGTGCGAACCGCAATCTCAGGAAGCGTGCCAGCAGTGGCTGGCGGGACACTGGCAAACGCTTGAACCGTCTTACTTTGCGGAGGAAAACGCATGA
- the entF gene encoding enterobactin non-ribosomal peptide synthetase EntF: MNRLPLVAAQPGIWMAEQLSSLPNAWSVAHYTELKGDIDAPLLAKAIVAGMMQADTLRTRFTEDNGEVWQWVDESITLPEPSIVRADTHDDAVALMEADLNQNLRVDSGQPLAFHQLIQVGERRWYWYQRYHHLLVDGFSFPAITRQIAAIYSAWKKGEPAPESPFTPFADVVDEYQRYRDSEAYQRDGAFWAEQRRQLPPPVSLSSAPLPGRAATTDILRLKVTADSRAFSQLAQAAGPVQRTDLALALVALWLGRLTGRLDYAAGFIFMRRMGSAALTATGPVLNVLPLAVNIAPQESLPALALRLSSQLKKMRRHQRYDAEQIVRDSGRAAGDEALFGPVLNVKVFDYQLDIDGVDAITHTLATGPVNDLELALFPDEQGGLSIEILANKQRYDDATLTRHVARLNAMLTQFAANPDLRCGEVETVSEQEYQQLARINDTGLALPSTTLAELVAEQARNTPDAPALADAHIELNYRQMREQVVALANVLRERGVKPGDSVAVALPRSVFLTLALHGIVEAGAAWLPLDTGYPDDRLRMMLEDAKPSLLITTDEQLPRFSDLPVTTFSYNTLLPATDGEPLHLAKPEQTAYIIFTSGSTGRPKGVMVGHTAIVNRLKWMQDHYPLDASDVVAQKTPCSFDVSVWEFWWPFIAGAKLVMAEPDAHRDPQAMQSFFAQYGVTTTHFVPSMLAAFVASLTPENADCCKTLKQVFCSGEALPTELCREWEQLTHAPLHNLYGPTEAAVDVSWYPAFGPELAAVTGNSVPIGFPVWNTGLRILDAMMRPVPFGVAGDLYLTGIQLAQGYLGRPDLTASRFIADPFAPGERMYRTGDVARWLDNGAVEYLGRSDDQLKIRGQRIELGEIDRAMLSLPDVAQAVAHACVFNQAAATGGDARQLVGYVVSESGLPLDRDALLASLRAQLPPHMVPVVLLQISALPLSANGKLDRKALPLPELTSKTSGRAPESETEVAVAQAFTALLGCEVNDIDADFFALGGHSLLAMRLAAQLSRAFDRKVTPGQIMVASTVGKLSALMDSQMSDEQAQRLGYETILPLRESDGPTLFCFHPASGFAWQFSVLARYLSPRWSITGIQSPRPAGPMQQCADLDGVIAHHLNTLRAQQPHGPYYLFGYSLGGTLAQGIAARLREQGEAVAFLGLLDTWPPETQNWAEKEANGLDPEVLAEIERERQAFIAAQQGQGSGELFNAIEGNYADAVRLLTTAHSSRFDGKATLFVAERTRTMDPQQAWAPWVGELEVYSQDCAHVDIISPQAFEKIGPVLKGILG, encoded by the coding sequence ATGAACCGTCTTCCTCTCGTCGCCGCCCAGCCGGGTATCTGGATGGCGGAACAGCTTTCCTCGCTGCCAAACGCCTGGAGCGTGGCGCACTATACCGAACTGAAAGGCGATATCGACGCGCCGCTGCTGGCAAAAGCGATTGTTGCGGGCATGATGCAGGCCGATACCCTGCGCACACGCTTTACGGAAGATAACGGCGAGGTGTGGCAGTGGGTGGACGAGTCCATCACTCTGCCGGAGCCGTCAATCGTTCGCGCCGACACACACGACGACGCCGTGGCACTGATGGAAGCCGATCTCAATCAGAACCTGCGTGTCGACAGCGGCCAGCCGCTGGCATTTCACCAGTTAATTCAGGTGGGCGAGCGTCGCTGGTACTGGTATCAGCGTTATCATCATTTACTGGTAGATGGCTTCAGTTTTCCGGCGATTACCCGCCAGATCGCTGCCATTTACAGCGCATGGAAAAAGGGTGAACCTGCACCTGAATCGCCGTTTACACCGTTTGCCGACGTGGTGGACGAGTACCAGCGCTATCGCGACAGCGAAGCGTATCAGCGCGACGGCGCATTCTGGGCAGAGCAGCGCAGGCAGCTTCCGCCACCCGTATCGCTCTCGTCCGCGCCGTTGCCAGGGCGTGCAGCAACCACCGATATCTTGCGCCTGAAAGTGACTGCCGACAGCCGCGCCTTCAGCCAGCTTGCACAGGCCGCAGGGCCGGTTCAGCGTACCGATCTGGCGCTTGCGCTGGTGGCGCTGTGGCTTGGCCGTCTTACCGGTCGGCTGGACTATGCCGCCGGGTTTATCTTTATGCGTCGCATGGGGTCAGCGGCGTTAACCGCAACCGGGCCGGTGCTCAACGTGTTGCCGCTGGCGGTGAATATCGCCCCGCAGGAGAGCCTGCCGGCGCTGGCGTTGCGTTTGTCCAGCCAGTTGAAAAAAATGCGCCGCCATCAGCGTTACGACGCTGAGCAGATCGTGCGTGACAGCGGGCGTGCCGCAGGCGATGAAGCGTTGTTCGGGCCGGTATTGAACGTCAAAGTCTTCGATTATCAGCTGGATATCGACGGTGTGGACGCCATCACCCACACGCTGGCAACGGGGCCGGTTAACGACCTTGAGCTGGCGCTGTTCCCGGACGAGCAGGGCGGTCTGAGCATTGAAATCCTTGCTAACAAACAGCGTTACGATGACGCGACGCTCACCCGCCACGTTGCGCGCCTGAACGCGATGCTGACGCAGTTTGCAGCGAACCCGGACCTGCGCTGTGGGGAGGTGGAAACCGTTTCTGAGCAGGAATACCAGCAGCTTGCCCGCATCAACGACACCGGGCTGGCGTTACCGTCCACCACGCTGGCGGAACTGGTAGCGGAACAGGCGCGCAACACGCCGGACGCCCCTGCGCTGGCCGATGCACATATCGAACTGAACTACCGCCAGATGCGTGAGCAGGTGGTCGCACTGGCAAACGTGCTGCGTGAGCGCGGCGTGAAGCCGGGCGACAGCGTGGCGGTCGCTCTGCCGCGCTCGGTGTTCCTGACGCTGGCGCTGCATGGCATCGTGGAAGCCGGGGCCGCATGGCTGCCGCTGGACACCGGTTACCCGGACGATCGTCTGCGGATGATGCTGGAAGACGCAAAACCGTCTCTGCTTATTACTACCGATGAACAGCTTCCGCGCTTTAGCGATCTGCCCGTAACGACGTTTAGTTACAACACACTATTACCTGCAACGGACGGTGAGCCGCTGCACCTGGCGAAGCCAGAGCAGACCGCGTACATCATCTTTACCTCTGGCTCGACAGGTCGTCCGAAAGGGGTGATGGTCGGGCATACCGCTATCGTTAACCGCCTGAAGTGGATGCAGGATCACTATCCGCTTGATGCGAGCGACGTGGTGGCGCAGAAAACGCCGTGCAGCTTTGACGTATCGGTATGGGAATTCTGGTGGCCGTTTATCGCCGGGGCGAAGCTGGTGATGGCCGAGCCGGACGCACACCGCGATCCGCAGGCAATGCAGAGCTTCTTTGCACAATACGGCGTCACCACCACCCACTTTGTGCCGTCAATGCTGGCAGCGTTTGTTGCCTCGCTGACGCCGGAAAATGCCGACTGCTGCAAAACGTTGAAACAAGTGTTCTGCAGTGGCGAAGCGCTCCCGACCGAACTGTGCCGTGAGTGGGAGCAACTGACCCACGCGCCGCTGCATAACCTCTATGGCCCAACGGAAGCCGCGGTAGATGTGAGCTGGTATCCGGCGTTTGGCCCGGAACTGGCGGCGGTTACAGGTAATAGCGTGCCAATTGGCTTCCCGGTGTGGAACACGGGACTGCGCATTCTGGATGCGATGATGCGACCGGTGCCGTTCGGCGTGGCGGGGGATCTCTATCTCACTGGCATTCAGCTGGCGCAGGGGTATCTGGGACGCCCGGATCTCACGGCGAGCCGCTTTATTGCCGACCCGTTCGCGCCCGGCGAGCGGATGTACCGCACCGGCGACGTTGCCCGCTGGCTGGATAACGGCGCGGTGGAGTATTTAGGCCGCAGCGACGATCAACTGAAAATTCGCGGCCAGCGCATTGAGCTGGGCGAAATCGATCGGGCGATGCTTTCGCTGCCGGATGTGGCTCAGGCCGTGGCACACGCCTGCGTGTTTAACCAGGCGGCGGCCACGGGTGGGGATGCCCGTCAACTGGTGGGATACGTTGTCTCCGAATCCGGTTTACCGCTGGATCGCGATGCGCTGCTGGCTTCCCTGAGAGCACAACTGCCGCCGCACATGGTGCCGGTGGTGCTGCTGCAAATCAGCGCACTGCCGTTAAGCGCTAACGGTAAGCTCGACCGCAAGGCGCTGCCGCTGCCGGAGCTGACCAGCAAAACCTCAGGGCGTGCGCCGGAAAGTGAAACCGAAGTAGCCGTGGCGCAGGCGTTCACCGCGTTGCTGGGCTGCGAGGTGAACGATATCGACGCCGATTTCTTTGCCCTCGGCGGACATTCGCTGCTGGCGATGCGCCTGGCCGCACAGCTCAGCCGTGCGTTTGACCGCAAAGTGACGCCGGGGCAAATTATGGTGGCGTCGACGGTCGGCAAGCTCAGCGCGTTGATGGATTCGCAGATGAGCGATGAGCAGGCACAGCGTCTGGGTTACGAGACGATCCTGCCGCTGCGCGAAAGCGACGGCCCGACGCTGTTCTGCTTCCACCCGGCATCCGGCTTTGCGTGGCAGTTTAGCGTGCTGGCGCGCTACCTCAGCCCGCGCTGGTCGATTACCGGTATTCAGTCACCGCGCCCGGCGGGGCCGATGCAGCAGTGTGCGGATCTGGATGGTGTGATCGCGCACCATCTGAATACGTTGCGCGCACAACAACCGCATGGCCCGTATTATCTGTTCGGCTATTCACTCGGCGGCACGCTGGCGCAGGGTATTGCCGCGCGTCTGCGCGAGCAGGGTGAAGCGGTGGCGTTCCTCGGCCTGCTGGATACCTGGCCGCCGGAAACGCAGAACTGGGCGGAGAAAGAGGCCAACGGCCTTGACCCGGAAGTGCTGGCCGAAATCGAACGCGAACGCCAGGCGTTTATCGCTGCGCAGCAGGGGCAGGGCTCCGGCGAGCTGTTTAACGCCATTGAAGGCAACTACGCCGACGCGGTGCGGTTACTTACCACGGCGCACAGCTCACGCTTCGACGGCAAAGCAACGCTGTTTGTCGCCGAGCGCACGCGAACGATGGACCCGCAGCAGGCCTGGGCTCCGTGGGTGGGGGAGCTGGAGGTTTACAGCCAGGATTGCGCCCACGTGGATATTATCTCGCCGCAGGCGTTTGAGAAGATAGGGCCGGTGTTGAAGGGGATTTTGGGATAG
- the fepC gene encoding iron-enterobactin ABC transporter ATP-binding protein, producing MTDTASRLRGENLTLGYGKKIIARDLSVAIPDGHFTAIIGPNGCGKSTLLRTLSRLMTPVEGCVYLDGEQIQRFASKEVARRIGLLAQNATTPGDITVQELVSRGRYPHQPLFTRWRKEDDEAVNRAMQATGITDLAQQSVDTLSGGQRQRAWIAMVLAQETSIMLLDEPTTWLDISHQIDLLELLSELNRTQGYTLAAVLHDLNQACRYATHLIALRDGEIVAQGAPKAIVTPELIERIYGMRCMIIDDPVAGTPLVVPLGRR from the coding sequence ATGACAGACACAGCATCCCGCTTGCGCGGCGAAAACTTAACCCTCGGCTATGGCAAAAAAATCATTGCCCGCGATTTAAGCGTGGCAATCCCGGATGGTCACTTTACGGCGATTATCGGCCCGAACGGTTGCGGCAAATCGACCCTGCTGCGCACCCTCAGCCGTCTGATGACGCCGGTTGAGGGTTGCGTGTATCTCGACGGCGAGCAGATCCAGCGCTTCGCCAGCAAAGAGGTGGCACGCCGCATTGGGCTGCTGGCGCAAAATGCCACCACGCCGGGCGATATTACGGTGCAGGAGCTGGTCTCGCGCGGGCGCTACCCGCACCAGCCGCTGTTTACCCGCTGGCGCAAAGAGGACGACGAGGCGGTGAATCGGGCGATGCAGGCGACGGGCATTACCGATCTCGCACAGCAAAGCGTGGACACCCTCTCCGGCGGGCAGCGCCAGCGGGCGTGGATCGCGATGGTGCTGGCGCAGGAAACCTCCATCATGCTGCTGGATGAGCCGACAACCTGGCTGGATATCAGCCACCAGATTGACCTGCTGGAGCTGCTGAGCGAACTGAACCGCACGCAGGGGTATACGCTGGCGGCGGTGCTGCATGATTTGAATCAGGCCTGCCGCTACGCCACGCATCTGATTGCACTGCGGGACGGTGAGATTGTGGCGCAGGGCGCGCCGAAAGCGATTGTGACGCCGGAGTTGATCGAGCGGATCTACGGTATGCGCTGCATGATTATTGACGATCCGGTGGCGGGTACGCCGCTGGTGGTGCCGTTGGGTCGGCGGTAA
- the fepG gene encoding iron-enterobactin ABC transporter permease — protein MAPSRRLVTSVSLLIAAIVLLAVWSLRSGAVTLDFAQVFNALLGSAPRNITLVVTEWRLPRVAMAILVGAALGVSGAIFQSLMRNPLGSPDVMGLNTGAWSGVLVAMVLFGQHLTAITFTAMTGGILTSLIIWLLAWRNGIDTFRLIIIGIGVRAMLMAFNTWLLLQASLETALSAGLWYAGSLNGLTWGKTWPAAPLILLMFVGALLLVRRMRLLEMGDDSACALGVGVERSRLMLMLVAVLLTAAATAIAGPISFIALVAPHIARRLSGTARWGLTQAALCGALLLLAADLCAQQLFMPYQLPVGVVTVSLGGIYLIVLLVQESRKK, from the coding sequence ATGGCCCCGTCCCGTCGTTTAGTGACCAGCGTGTCCCTGCTGATTGCCGCCATTGTGCTGCTGGCGGTCTGGAGCCTGCGCAGCGGCGCGGTAACGCTCGATTTTGCCCAGGTCTTTAATGCCCTGCTCGGCAGCGCGCCGCGCAATATCACCCTGGTGGTGACGGAATGGCGGCTGCCGCGTGTGGCGATGGCGATTCTGGTCGGTGCGGCGCTGGGTGTCAGCGGTGCGATTTTCCAGTCGCTGATGCGCAACCCGCTCGGCAGCCCGGACGTGATGGGCCTCAACACGGGGGCCTGGAGCGGCGTACTGGTGGCGATGGTGCTGTTCGGTCAGCACCTGACGGCAATTACCTTTACGGCAATGACTGGCGGCATTTTAACTTCGTTGATTATCTGGCTGCTGGCCTGGCGCAACGGTATCGACACCTTCCGCCTGATCATCATCGGTATCGGCGTGCGCGCCATGCTGATGGCCTTTAACACCTGGCTGTTACTGCAGGCCTCGCTTGAAACTGCGCTCTCCGCCGGGCTGTGGTATGCCGGTTCACTGAACGGCCTGACGTGGGGCAAAACCTGGCCTGCTGCCCCGCTCATTTTACTGATGTTTGTTGGCGCGCTGCTGCTGGTGCGCCGCATGCGCCTGCTGGAAATGGGTGATGACAGCGCCTGTGCGCTGGGCGTCGGCGTTGAGCGCTCGCGCCTGATGTTGATGCTGGTGGCGGTATTACTGACAGCCGCCGCTACCGCCATTGCCGGGCCGATCTCATTTATCGCGCTGGTGGCACCGCACATTGCGCGGCGTCTCAGCGGCACGGCACGCTGGGGCTTAACCCAGGCGGCGCTGTGCGGTGCGTTGTTGTTGCTGGCCGCCGATCTCTGCGCCCAGCAGCTGTTTATGCCTTATCAACTTCCGGTGGGCGTGGTGACCGTCAGCCTCGGCGGGATTTACCTCATCGTGTTGCTCGTTCAGGAGTCACGCAAGAAATGA
- the fepD gene encoding Fe(3+)-siderophore ABC transporter permease: MSFSSSTVRAIAVPVLLLLLILAIALSLLVGAKPLPASVIVDALSGTCQSADCIIVLDARLPRTLAGLLAGGALGLAGALMQTLTRNPLADPGILGVNSGASFAIVLGAALFGFTSPSEQLVMAFCGALAASLVVAFTGSQGGGQLSPVRLTLAGVALAAVLEGLSNGIALLNPDVYDQLRFWQAGSLDIRTLETLKVVIVPVIIAAVVVLFLSRALNSLSLGSDTATALGNRVARTQLMGLLAITVLCGSATAVVGPIAFIGLMMPHMARWLVGADHRWSLPVTLLATPALLLFADVLGRLLVPGELRVSVVSAFIGAPVLIFLVRRKRGGGA, translated from the coding sequence ATGTCGTTTTCCTCCTCCACGGTGCGTGCCATTGCCGTACCCGTGTTGTTGCTACTGTTGATCCTTGCGATTGCACTCAGCCTGCTGGTCGGCGCGAAACCGCTGCCCGCATCCGTTATTGTCGATGCGCTCTCCGGTACCTGCCAGAGTGCCGACTGCATCATCGTGCTGGATGCTCGTCTGCCGCGAACCCTTGCTGGCCTGCTGGCCGGTGGTGCGCTCGGGCTTGCCGGTGCCCTGATGCAAACCCTCACCCGCAACCCGCTGGCGGACCCTGGCATTCTCGGCGTGAACTCTGGTGCCAGTTTCGCCATTGTGCTCGGCGCGGCACTGTTTGGTTTCACCTCTCCGTCTGAACAACTGGTGATGGCCTTTTGCGGCGCGCTGGCGGCGTCGCTGGTGGTGGCCTTTACCGGCAGCCAGGGCGGTGGACAGCTCAGCCCGGTACGTCTGACGCTTGCAGGTGTTGCGCTCGCGGCGGTGCTGGAAGGATTATCGAACGGCATCGCTCTGCTTAACCCGGATGTCTACGATCAGTTGCGCTTCTGGCAGGCCGGTTCGCTGGATATCCGCACACTCGAAACCTTAAAAGTGGTTATTGTTCCGGTGATTATCGCCGCCGTCGTGGTGCTGTTTTTAAGCCGCGCGCTGAACAGCCTGAGCCTCGGCAGCGACACCGCTACCGCGCTCGGCAACCGCGTGGCACGCACGCAGTTGATGGGTCTTCTCGCGATCACCGTCCTGTGCGGTAGCGCGACGGCGGTGGTCGGCCCGATTGCCTTTATCGGCCTGATGATGCCGCATATGGCGCGCTGGCTGGTAGGGGCCGATCACCGCTGGTCATTGCCCGTCACGCTGCTGGCAACACCTGCCCTGCTGCTGTTTGCCGATGTGCTGGGCCGTCTTTTGGTGCCCGGTGAACTGCGCGTGTCGGTGGTGAGCGCCTTTATTGGCGCGCCGGTGCTGATCTTCCTGGTGCGGCGTAAACGCGGAGGTGGCGCATGA
- the entS gene encoding enterobactin transporter EntS has translation MNQKSWLLNLSLLKTHPAFRAVFIARFISILSLGLLGVAVPVQIQTMTHSSWLVGLSVTLTGGAMFVGLMVGGVLADRYERKKLILLARGTCGVGFVGLCLNAMLPEPSLIAIYALGLWDGFFASLGVTALLAATPALVGRENLMQAGAITMLTVRLGSVISPMVGGLLLATGNVAWNYGLAAAGTFITTLTLLRLPLLPPPPQPREHPLKSLMAAIRFLFSNPLIGGIALLGGLLTMASAVRVLYPALAGEWQMSASEIGVLYAAIPLGAACGALTSGNLAQSARPGLIMLVATLASFIAIGFFSLMPVWALGVICLVIFGWLSAISSLLQYTLIQTQTPEGMLGRINGLWTAQNVTGDAIGAAILGGLGAIMTPVASASSSGFVLAIIGVILLMSLAELRRFRQESVLTL, from the coding sequence ATGAATCAAAAATCCTGGCTGCTCAACCTCAGCCTGTTGAAAACGCACCCGGCGTTTCGAGCGGTTTTTATCGCTCGTTTTATCTCCATTTTATCCCTCGGTCTGCTTGGCGTTGCCGTACCGGTGCAGATCCAGACCATGACCCACTCCAGCTGGCTGGTGGGCTTGTCCGTCACCCTGACCGGCGGGGCGATGTTTGTCGGGCTGATGGTGGGCGGCGTGCTGGCAGACCGATACGAGCGTAAAAAGCTGATCCTGCTGGCGCGTGGCACCTGCGGCGTGGGTTTTGTCGGGCTGTGTCTGAACGCGATGCTGCCGGAGCCATCATTAATTGCGATTTATGCCCTGGGGCTGTGGGACGGCTTTTTTGCTTCACTCGGTGTGACGGCGTTGCTGGCAGCCACACCTGCGCTGGTCGGGCGTGAAAACCTGATGCAGGCAGGGGCGATTACCATGCTTACCGTCCGTCTGGGCTCGGTGATTTCACCGATGGTTGGCGGCCTGCTGCTGGCGACCGGCAACGTGGCGTGGAACTACGGCCTGGCGGCGGCGGGGACCTTTATCACCACCTTAACGCTGCTGCGTCTGCCGCTGCTTCCACCGCCCCCGCAGCCGCGTGAGCATCCGCTCAAGTCGCTGATGGCCGCCATTCGTTTTCTGTTCAGCAATCCACTGATTGGCGGTATTGCGCTGCTCGGCGGTCTGTTGACCATGGCGAGCGCCGTGCGCGTGCTTTACCCGGCGCTGGCGGGGGAGTGGCAGATGAGCGCTTCAGAGATTGGCGTGCTGTATGCTGCCATTCCGCTTGGCGCGGCGTGCGGAGCGCTGACCAGCGGCAACCTGGCGCAGAGCGCTCGTCCTGGCCTTATCATGCTGGTAGCGACGCTGGCCTCGTTTATCGCCATTGGGTTCTTCAGCCTGATGCCTGTGTGGGCGCTGGGCGTGATCTGCCTGGTGATCTTCGGCTGGTTGAGCGCCATCAGTTCTCTGCTGCAATACACCCTGATCCAGACCCAGACTCCGGAAGGGATGCTCGGTCGCATTAACGGCCTGTGGACGGCGCAAAACGTAACGGGCGATGCGATTGGCGCGGCGATCCTCGGCGGGCTGGGGGCAATCATGACGCCGGTGGCGTCGGCGAGCAGCAGCGGGTTTGTGCTGGCGATTATTGGCGTGATTTTATTAATGTCGTTGGCAGAATTGCGCCGATTCAGGCAGGAGAGTGTGTTGACCTTGTAG
- the fepB gene encoding Fe2+-enterobactin ABC transporter substrate-binding protein, which translates to MKLPAVCRNALLLTGLFVLGLTSATAADWPRQVTDSRGVHTLESKPTRIVSTSVTLTGSLLAIDAPVVASGATTPNNRVADAQGFLRQWGDIAKQRKLARLYIGEPSSEAVAAQMPDLILISATGGDSALALYDQLSAIAPTLIINYDDKSWQELLKQLGTITGQEKQAAERIAAFDKQLAQVKQQMTLPPQPVNAIVYTAAAHSANLWTAESAQGKLLHQLGFTLAELPAGMNTSQSQGKRHDIIQLGGENLATGLNGEGLFLFAGDQKDVDAIYANPLLAHLPAVQNKRVWALGTETFRLDYYSAMLVLQRLNTIFK; encoded by the coding sequence GTGAAACTTCCCGCCGTTTGCCGTAATGCCCTTCTTTTAACAGGACTTTTTGTTTTAGGACTAACCTCAGCCACCGCCGCTGACTGGCCCCGTCAGGTCACCGACAGCCGTGGGGTTCACACGCTTGAAAGCAAACCGACGCGCATTGTCTCCACCAGCGTGACGTTAACCGGCTCCCTGCTGGCAATCGACGCGCCGGTGGTCGCCAGCGGTGCCACCACGCCAAATAACCGGGTAGCCGATGCCCAGGGCTTCCTGCGCCAGTGGGGCGACATCGCGAAGCAGCGTAAGCTCGCACGTCTGTACATTGGCGAGCCGAGCTCCGAAGCGGTAGCCGCGCAGATGCCGGACCTGATTTTGATCAGCGCCACAGGCGGGGATTCCGCACTGGCGCTCTACGATCAGCTTTCGGCCATCGCCCCGACGCTTATCATCAACTATGACGATAAAAGCTGGCAGGAACTGCTGAAACAGTTGGGGACAATTACCGGTCAGGAAAAACAGGCCGCTGAACGTATTGCCGCATTCGATAAACAACTCGCTCAGGTAAAACAGCAGATGACGCTGCCGCCACAGCCGGTCAACGCAATTGTCTATACTGCCGCCGCACACAGCGCCAACCTGTGGACGGCGGAATCGGCACAGGGCAAGCTGCTGCATCAACTCGGCTTTACGCTGGCTGAGCTGCCTGCTGGCATGAACACCTCACAAAGCCAGGGCAAGCGTCACGACATTATTCAGTTAGGTGGGGAAAATCTGGCGACCGGGCTAAACGGTGAAGGGCTGTTCCTGTTTGCCGGCGATCAAAAAGACGTGGATGCGATCTACGCCAATCCACTTCTGGCACACCTGCCGGCGGTGCAGAACAAGCGCGTCTGGGCATTAGGAACCGAGACGTTCCGCCTGGATTATTACAGCGCGATGCTGGTGTTGCAGCGTTTAAATACAATTTTTAAATAA